One segment of Ricinus communis isolate WT05 ecotype wild-type chromosome 8, ASM1957865v1, whole genome shotgun sequence DNA contains the following:
- the LOC8283405 gene encoding retinoblastoma-related protein isoform X4 — translation MSDYHRFGWLLFLALRVHAFSRFKDLVTCTNGLVSVLAILIIHVPVRFRNFNLNDSQRFVKKGDKGVDLLASLCNKYDTSEDELRKTMEKTNNLIADILKKKPHMASEYKNENLDNINTDGLIYYEDLMEESSLRSSLDILEKDYEDAIRCKGELDERVFINEEDSLLGSGSLSGGAISVTGTKRKFDQISSPTKTITSPLSPHRSPASHTNGILGSTNSRMAATPVSTAMTTAKWLRTVISPLPSKPSPQLERFLASCDRDVTNDVIRRAHIILEAIFPSNALGERCVTGSLQSTNLMDNIWAEQRRLEALKLYYRVLEAMCTAEAQILHATNLTSLLTNERFHRCMLACSAELVLATHKTVTMLFPAVLERTGITAFDLSKVIESFIRHEESLPRELRRHLNSLEERLLESMVWEKGSSMYNSLTVARPSLSAEINRLGLLAEPMPSLDAIAVHINFSSGGLPPLSSVSKHEISPGAVVFNCPGQNGDIRSPKRPCTDYRSVLVERNSFTSPVKDRLLAFTNLKSKLPPPPLQSAFASPTRPNPGGGGETCAETGINIFFSKINKLAAVRINGMVERLQQSQQHIRENVYRLFQQVLSQQTSLFFNRHIDQIILCCFYGVAKISKVNLTFREIIYNYRKQPQCKPQVFRSVFVDWSSARHNGRTGQDHVDIITFYNEIFIPAAKPLLVEVGSAGITVKGSQVPEVNNNKDGQCPASPKVSPFPSLPDMSPKKVSAAHNVYVSPLRTSKMDALISHSSKSYYACVGESTHAYQSPSKDLTAINNRLNGNRNIRGSLNFDDVDVGLVSDSMVAKSLYLQNGSCASTSGAPLKTEQPDP, via the exons ATGTCAGACTATCATCGTTTTGGATGGTTGCTGTTTTTGGCACTCCGCGTACATGCATTCAGCCGTTTTAAAGATTTGGTGACTTGCACAAATGGTCTGGTTTCTGTGCTG GCTATTTTGATTATTCACGTTCCTGTTCGCTTCAGAAATTTCAACTTGAATGACTCTCAACGTTTTG TTAAAAAAGGCGACAAAGGTGTTGACCTACTGGCATCACTTTGCAACAAATATGACACCTCAGAAGATGAGCTGAGAAAAACAATGGAGAAGACCAATAATTTAATAGCAGATATCCTAAAGAAAAAGCCCCATATGGCATCTGagtataaaaatgaaaacctGGATAACATAAATACAG ATGGTTTGATCTATTATGAAGATTTAATGGAAGAATCATCACTGCGGTCCAGTTTGGATATTTTAGAGAAGGATTATGAAGATGCAATTCGCTGTAAGGGCGAACTGGACGAGAGAGTATTTATCAACGAGGAAGACAGTTTACTCGGCTCAGGCAGCTTATCTGGAGGTGCTATTAGTGTAACTGGAACCAAG AGAAAATTTGATCAGATCTCCTCACCAACAAAGACAATTACAAGTCCCCTTTCTCCTCATCGTTCCCCGGCTTCACATACAAATGGCATTCTTGGTAGCACAAATTCTAGGATGGCTGCTACACCTGTGAGCACAGCAATGACAACTGCGAAGTGGCTGCGGACTGTTATTTCTCCGCTTCCATCCAAACCTTCACCACAGCTGGAACGCTTTCTTGCATCATGTGATAGGGATGTAACTAATGATGTCATACGTAGAGCACACATAATATTGGAGGCTATATTTCCAAGTAATGCTCTGGGAGAGCGTTGTGTTACTGGAAGTCTGCAAAGTACAAACCTGATGGACAACATATGGGCAGAACAACGAAGATTGGAGGCTCTGAAGTTATATTATAGGGTTTTGGAAGCTATGTGCACAGCAGAGGCCCAAATATTGCATGCAACTAATTTGACCTCCTTATTAACTAATGAGAGGTTCCACAGATGTATGCTGGCGTGTTCGGCTGAACTAGTTCTGGCAACACATAAGACTGTCACAATGCTGTTTCCAGCTGTTCTGGAGCGAACTGGCATAACAGCTTTCGATCTTAGCAAGGTGATAGAGAGTTTCATTAGACATGAGGAGTCTCTGCCGAGGGAGTTGAGACGGCATTTGAATTCATTGGAAGAACGACTTTTAGAGAGCATGGTCTGGGAAAAGGGCTCCTCAATGTATAATTCATTAACAGTTGCAAGGCCTTCTCTCTCTGCAGAGATAAATCGTCTTGGGCTATTAGCAGAACCAATGCCATCTCTGGATGCAATTGCTGTGCATATTAACTTTTCTTCTGGAGGCTTGCCTCCACTATCTTCTGTGTCGAAGCATGAAATATCTCCTG GGGCTGTTGTTTTTAATTGTCCAGGTCAGAATGGGGATATCAGGTCTCCAAAAAGACCATGCACAGACTACCGGAGTGTGTTAGTAGAGCGTAATTCCTTCACATCACCAGTGAAGGATCGTCTACTTGCATTCACTAACCTTAAATCAAAGCTACCACCACCTCCTTTGCAATCTGCCTTTGCAAG TCCGACGCGCCCAAACCCTGGGGGAGGAGGGGAAACATGTGCAGAAACTGgaattaatatattctttaGCAAG ATTAACAAGTTAGCTGCTGTCAGAATCAATGGTATGGTTGAAAGGCTACAACAGTCTCAGCAGCATATAAGAGAGAATGTCTATCGTCTATTTCAACAAGTTCTCAGTCAGCAGACGTCTTTGTTCTTTAATCGTCATATTGACCAGATTATCCTTTGTTGTTTCTATGGAGTTGCAAAG ATTTCTAAGGTGAATTTAACCTTCAGGGAGATCATTTACAACTACAGGAAACAACCACAATGTAAACCACAAGTTTTCCGCAGTGTGTTTGTTGATTGGTCATCAGCACGCCACAATGGG AGGACGGGCCAAGATCATGTTgatattattacattttacAATGAAATATTCATTCCTGCTGCGAAGCCTTTGCTGGTGGAGGTTGGTTCAGCTGGAATAACCGTAAAAGGCAGCCAGGTTCCAGAAGTTAATAACAATAAAGATG GTCAATGTCCTGCTTCACCTAAAGTTTCTCCTTTTCCAAGTCTGCCTGATATGTCCCCGAAGAAAGTCTCTGCAGCGCACAATGTGTATGTCTCTCCATTGCGGACATCCAAG ATGGATGCTTTAATCTCACATAGCTCAAAAAGCTACTATGCATGTGTGGGGGAGAGCACTCATGCATATCAGAGCCCTTCGAAAGACCTGACTGCAATCAATAATCGCTTGAATGG taATAGGAATATCAGAGGATCACTTAATTTTGACGATGTCGATGTTGGTTTGGTTAGTGACTCTATGGTGGCCAAGAGCCTCTACCTCCAAAATGGGAGTTGCGCATCCACGTCTGGTGCACCTCTGAAAACTGAGCAACCTGACCCCTAA